The proteins below are encoded in one region of Neisseria macacae ATCC 33926:
- the lgt gene encoding prolipoprotein diacylglyceryl transferase, whose translation MMIHPKFNPVAISIDPIAIRWYALSYIVGFMLFLWLGRRRIKQGNTAFTQEMLDDFLTWGVLGVILGGRLGYILFYKFSYYLDHPLEMLKVWEGGMSFHGGFLGVVIAMWLFSRKHKISTLKTMDFVAPLVPLGLASGRIGNFINGELWGRITDINAFWAMGFPQARAEDLNAAVRNPLWAEWMQQYHVLPRHPSQLYQFALEGICLFIVVWIFSKKPRPTGQVASLFLGGYGFFRFIAEYARQPDDYLGLLTLGLSMGQWLSVPMIVLGAIGFVWFGKKNRLN comes from the coding sequence ATGATGATACATCCGAAGTTCAATCCTGTTGCAATCAGTATTGACCCTATCGCCATCCGCTGGTATGCCCTCAGCTATATCGTCGGCTTTATGCTCTTCTTATGGCTGGGCCGCCGCCGCATCAAACAAGGCAACACCGCCTTTACCCAAGAAATGCTCGACGACTTCCTGACCTGGGGCGTGTTGGGCGTCATCCTCGGCGGACGGCTCGGCTATATCCTGTTTTACAAATTCTCATACTACCTCGACCATCCGCTCGAAATGCTCAAAGTCTGGGAAGGCGGCATGTCGTTTCACGGCGGCTTCTTGGGCGTCGTCATCGCCATGTGGCTGTTCAGCCGCAAACACAAAATCAGCACCTTGAAAACCATGGATTTCGTCGCACCGCTCGTTCCGCTGGGTTTGGCTTCCGGCCGGATCGGCAACTTCATCAACGGTGAACTCTGGGGCCGCATTACCGATATCAACGCCTTTTGGGCAATGGGCTTCCCGCAAGCGCGCGCAGAAGACCTCAACGCCGCCGTGCGCAACCCGCTTTGGGCGGAATGGATGCAGCAATACCACGTACTGCCGCGCCATCCTTCGCAACTCTACCAATTCGCGCTTGAAGGCATCTGCCTCTTCATCGTCGTATGGATTTTCTCCAAAAAACCGCGCCCGACCGGACAAGTCGCCTCCCTCTTCCTCGGCGGCTACGGCTTCTTCCGCTTCATCGCCGAATACGCCCGCCAGCCCGACGATTATCTCGGCTTGCTCACCTTGGGCTTGTCGATGGGACAATGGTTGAGCGTGCCGATGATTGTTTTGGGCGCGATTGGTTTCGTTTGGTTCGGTAAGAAAAATCGCCTGAACTGA
- a CDS encoding SIR2 family NAD-dependent protein deacylase, with protein sequence MKKCVVLTGAGISADSGLLTFRDAGGLWEGHRVTDVCTPEALARNPKLVIDFYNQRRLQANAAEPNAAHLALVKLAQYYDVHIITQNVDALHEKAGSSKVLHLHGELNKLRSTIDEDEIIEFTGEQTDDVRDSQGNPMRPHIVFFGEQVPMFDAAVEEMRDADVVMIVGTSMQVYPAASLIHYAPPAAERYLVDPNPQGVGADVEVIPKRAAEGVPALVEHLISRA encoded by the coding sequence ATGAAAAAATGCGTTGTCCTGACCGGCGCGGGAATCAGCGCCGACAGCGGGTTGCTGACTTTCCGCGATGCGGGCGGTTTGTGGGAAGGGCATAGGGTTACAGATGTCTGCACGCCCGAAGCCTTGGCGCGCAATCCTAAGCTTGTGATTGATTTTTATAACCAGCGCAGGCTTCAGGCAAACGCCGCCGAGCCGAACGCCGCACATTTGGCGTTGGTCAAGCTGGCGCAATATTATGATGTGCACATCATCACTCAGAATGTGGACGCGCTGCACGAGAAGGCAGGCAGCAGCAAAGTATTGCACCTGCACGGCGAGCTGAACAAACTGCGCAGCACCATCGATGAAGATGAAATCATCGAATTCACCGGCGAGCAGACCGACGACGTGCGCGACAGCCAAGGCAATCCGATGCGCCCGCATATCGTGTTTTTCGGCGAACAAGTACCGATGTTTGACGCGGCGGTCGAAGAAATGCGCGATGCCGATGTGGTCATGATTGTCGGCACGTCGATGCAGGTTTATCCGGCGGCTTCGCTGATTCATTACGCGCCGCCCGCTGCGGAACGCTATCTGGTCGATCCGAACCCGCAAGGCGTGGGCGCGGATGTCGAAGTGATTCCGAAACGCGCGGCGGAAGGCGTGCCGGCATTGGTTGAGCATTTGATTAGTCGGGCTTAA
- a CDS encoding pyridoxal phosphate-dependent aminotransferase — MEKFPKSSKLDHVCYDIRGPVHKKALQLEEEGHKILKLNIGNPAPFGFEAPDEILVDVIRNLPTAQGYCDSKGLYSARKAIVHYYQTKGLRDISVNDVYIGNGVSELITMSMQALLNDGDEILIPAPDYPLWTAAATLAGGTVRHYLCDEENDWFPNLADMEAKITPKTKAIVVINPNNPTGAVYSKEILLEIAELARKHGLIIFADEIYDKILYDGAVHHHIAALAPDLLTITFNGLSKAYRVAGFRQGWMVLNGPKEHAKGYIEGLDMLSSMRLCANTPMQHAIQTALGGYQSINEFILPGGRLLEQRNKAWELVNQIPGISCVKPMGALYMFPKIDTEMYGIHDDMKFIYDLLVREKVLFVQGTGFNWIRPDHFRIVTLPYTHQIEEAMGKLERFLQTYRQ; from the coding sequence ATGGAGAAATTTCCCAAGTCGTCCAAGCTGGACCATGTTTGCTACGACATCCGCGGCCCGGTACACAAAAAAGCCCTGCAACTCGAAGAAGAAGGCCATAAAATCCTCAAGCTCAATATCGGCAACCCTGCGCCGTTCGGCTTTGAAGCGCCCGATGAAATCTTGGTGGACGTGATCCGCAACCTGCCGACCGCGCAGGGCTATTGCGATTCCAAAGGGCTGTATTCCGCCCGCAAGGCCATCGTTCATTACTATCAAACCAAAGGTCTGCGCGACATTTCGGTCAACGACGTTTACATCGGCAACGGCGTGTCCGAGCTGATTACCATGTCCATGCAGGCACTTTTGAACGACGGCGACGAAATCCTGATTCCCGCGCCCGACTATCCGCTGTGGACGGCTGCCGCCACTTTGGCGGGCGGTACGGTGCGCCATTATTTGTGCGACGAAGAAAACGACTGGTTTCCCAACCTTGCCGATATGGAAGCCAAAATCACACCCAAAACCAAAGCCATCGTCGTCATCAATCCCAACAACCCTACCGGCGCGGTGTACAGCAAAGAAATCCTGCTCGAAATCGCCGAGTTGGCGCGCAAACACGGTCTGATCATCTTCGCCGATGAAATCTACGACAAAATCCTCTACGACGGCGCGGTTCACCACCACATTGCCGCACTCGCGCCCGACTTGCTGACCATTACCTTCAACGGACTCTCCAAAGCTTACCGCGTTGCCGGATTCCGCCAAGGCTGGATGGTGCTCAACGGCCCGAAAGAACATGCCAAAGGCTATATCGAAGGCCTCGATATGCTCTCGTCCATGCGCCTATGCGCCAACACGCCCATGCAACACGCCATCCAAACCGCTTTGGGCGGCTATCAAAGCATCAACGAATTCATCCTGCCCGGCGGCCGCCTGCTGGAGCAGCGCAACAAAGCATGGGAACTTGTCAACCAAATTCCCGGCATATCCTGCGTCAAGCCGATGGGGGCGCTTTATATGTTCCCGAAAATCGACACCGAAATGTACGGCATCCATGACGACATGAAATTTATCTACGACTTGCTCGTGCGCGAAAAAGTCTTGTTCGTCCAAGGAACGGGGTTCAACTGGATACGCCCCGACCACTTCCGCATCGTTACCCTGCCGTACACCCACCAAATCGAAGAAGCCATGGGCAAACTCGAGCGCTTCTTGCAGACTTACCGGCAATAA
- a CDS encoding IS3 family transposase → MLYARRGRLPKGVKSPQPKADRKGQSQTVQTLRAQHPLKYLLHIANLPKSSFYYHHQDRPDPEAADKALLVETYRRHKGRYGQRRIAAALGWNRKKVARLMKQMELKALIRAKKAYRHPAMGEISEHLLKRRFKARKPNEKWLTDVTELKGKDGKLYLSPILDLFNREIVAYAMSRRADSEMVKEMLEKAAPRLTAKGTMLHSDQGVLYRTSGYRELLAEYSMVQSMSRKANCWDNAPMESFFAVLKTECFYNAGELTVDELMKQIDDYMDYYNRERCSLKLKKLSPVAYRTQLAQSA, encoded by the coding sequence GTGCTATATGCGCGCAGAGGTCGCCTACCTAAAGGAGTTAAAAGCCCTCAGCCAAAAGCAGACCGCAAAGGACAAAGCCAAACCGTCCAAACACTGAGGGCGCAACACCCGCTCAAATACCTGCTGCACATCGCAAACCTGCCCAAAAGCAGCTTTTACTACCATCACCAAGACCGACCCGATCCCGAAGCAGCCGACAAAGCCCTCCTTGTCGAAACCTACCGGCGGCATAAAGGACGCTACGGACAAAGGCGCATTGCCGCAGCATTGGGTTGGAACCGCAAAAAAGTGGCGCGGTTGATGAAGCAGATGGAACTGAAAGCCCTCATACGGGCGAAAAAAGCCTACCGCCATCCCGCCATGGGCGAAATATCGGAACACCTCCTCAAACGCCGGTTCAAAGCCCGAAAGCCCAACGAAAAATGGCTGACCGACGTTACCGAACTCAAAGGGAAGGACGGCAAACTGTACCTCTCGCCAATCTTGGACTTGTTCAACCGCGAGATCGTCGCCTACGCCATGAGCCGCAGAGCCGACAGCGAAATGGTGAAGGAAATGCTCGAAAAAGCCGCCCCCCGTCTGACTGCTAAAGGAACGATGCTGCATTCGGACCAAGGCGTGCTGTACCGTACGTCGGGATATAGGGAATTGCTTGCGGAGTATTCCATGGTTCAAAGCATGTCGCGAAAGGCGAACTGTTGGGACAATGCGCCGATGGAAAGCTTCTTTGCGGTGTTAAAGACGGAGTGTTTCTATAACGCAGGTGAATTGACGGTAGATGAATTGATGAAGCAGATAGATGACTATATGGATTACTACAACCGGGAGCGTTGCAGTTTGAAATTGAAAAAGCTGAGTCCTGTCGCATACAGAACCCAGCTTGCACAGAGCGCCTGA
- a CDS encoding helix-turn-helix domain-containing protein, whose amino-acid sequence MSKYTLHFKYQAVLHYLHIRSQQRTADHYGISRTHLRRWIRAYQEGGIGALEHPQSKTMPQHRKNPFIADKPDQEKTQAELIEELCYMRAEVAYLKELKALSQKQTAKDKAKPSKH is encoded by the coding sequence ATGAGCAAATATACATTACACTTCAAATACCAAGCCGTACTCCACTACCTGCATATACGCAGCCAACAACGTACCGCAGACCACTACGGCATTTCCCGAACCCACCTGAGACGATGGATACGCGCCTATCAAGAAGGCGGTATCGGCGCACTCGAACATCCCCAATCCAAAACCATGCCCCAACACCGCAAAAACCCCTTCATCGCAGATAAACCCGACCAAGAAAAAACACAGGCAGAGCTTATTGAAGAACTGTGCTATATGCGCGCAGAGGTCGCCTACCTAAAGGAGTTAAAAGCCCTCAGCCAAAAGCAGACCGCAAAGGACAAAGCCAAACCGTCCAAACACTGA
- the glyA gene encoding serine hydroxymethyltransferase, with protein MFSKSVNLAQYDPELAAAIAQEDQRQQDHVELIASENYVSCAVMEAQGSQLTNKYAEGYPGKRYYGGCEYVDIVEQLAIDRVKELFGAEYANVQPHSGSQANQAVYASVLKPGDTILGMSLAHGGHLTHGASVNISGKLYNAITYGLDENEVLDYAEVERLALEHKPKMIVAGASAYALQIDWAKFREIADKVGAYLFVDMAHYAGLIAGGEYPNPVPFCDFVTTTTHKTLRGPRGGVILCRDNTHEKALNSSIFPSLQGGPLMHVIAAKAVAFKEALQPEFKQYAKQVKINAAAMAEELVKRGLRIVSGRTESHVFLVDLQPMKITGKAAEAALGKANITVNKNAIPNDPEKPFVTSGIRIGSAAMTTRGFNEADARVLANLVADVLANPEDEANLANVRKQITALCDKYPVYGA; from the coding sequence ATGTTTTCAAAAAGCGTCAACCTAGCCCAATATGATCCGGAGCTGGCAGCCGCCATTGCCCAAGAAGACCAACGCCAGCAAGACCACGTCGAACTGATTGCTTCCGAAAACTACGTCAGTTGCGCCGTGATGGAGGCACAAGGTTCGCAATTGACCAACAAATACGCCGAAGGCTACCCCGGCAAACGCTACTACGGCGGCTGCGAATACGTCGATATCGTCGAACAGCTGGCAATCGACCGCGTCAAAGAACTCTTCGGTGCGGAATACGCCAACGTCCAACCCCATTCCGGCTCCCAAGCCAACCAAGCCGTGTACGCCTCCGTCCTCAAACCCGGCGACACCATCCTCGGCATGAGCCTCGCCCACGGCGGCCACCTGACTCACGGCGCCAGCGTCAATATTTCCGGCAAACTCTACAACGCCATTACCTACGGCTTGGATGAAAACGAAGTCCTCGATTACGCCGAAGTCGAACGCCTCGCGCTTGAACACAAACCCAAAATGATCGTTGCCGGCGCATCTGCCTACGCCCTGCAAATCGACTGGGCGAAATTCCGCGAAATCGCCGACAAAGTCGGTGCCTACCTCTTTGTCGATATGGCGCACTACGCAGGCCTGATTGCCGGCGGCGAATATCCCAACCCCGTCCCATTCTGCGACTTCGTGACTACCACCACCCACAAAACCCTGCGCGGCCCGCGCGGCGGCGTGATTTTGTGTCGTGACAACACGCATGAAAAAGCGTTGAACTCTTCCATCTTCCCAAGTCTGCAAGGCGGCCCGCTGATGCACGTCATCGCCGCCAAAGCCGTTGCGTTCAAAGAAGCCCTGCAACCCGAGTTCAAACAATACGCGAAACAGGTGAAAATCAATGCCGCAGCGATGGCGGAAGAATTGGTCAAACGCGGCTTGCGCATCGTTTCCGGCCGCACCGAAAGCCACGTTTTCCTCGTTGACCTGCAACCGATGAAAATCACCGGCAAAGCCGCCGAAGCCGCATTGGGCAAAGCAAACATCACCGTCAACAAAAACGCCATTCCGAATGACCCGGAAAAACCGTTCGTTACCTCCGGTATCCGCATCGGCTCCGCCGCCATGACCACGCGCGGCTTTAACGAAGCCGACGCCCGTGTCCTCGCCAACCTCGTTGCCGATGTTTTGGCAAATCCTGAAGACGAAGCGAATTTGGCAAACGTCCGCAAACAAATCACCGCGCTTTGCGACAAATACCCCGTTTACGGCGCGTAA
- a CDS encoding sugar transporter, whose translation MSANTNKQWLSVIALAVGAFIFNTTEYIPIALLSDIGATFNMPPTEVGIMITVYAWIVALLSLPLMLVTKNVERRKLLLVLFAFFTLSHIVSYFAQSFEILLISRIGIALTHAVFWSITASLAVRVAPQGKGNQALGLLSTGTVMAMVAGIPLGRVIGQHSSWQFSFLLIGLCAAAVMGILAKNLPLLPSVNTGSLKSLPGLLKRKNLMLLYALTVLLITAHFTAYSYIEPFVLQAGGFAPEQVTIVLSLYGLAGFAASYLFGKWFAKHQRAFLLTSVSVIMASTLCLLPLAAYPIAVYALVFVWGIAIVVLSLGMVSKVLDFASDATDVANSIYSGLYNVGIGGGALLGHYVTVWAGISNIGFVAAILAAAGLGVCRMLVEMRK comes from the coding sequence ATGTCAGCAAACACAAACAAACAATGGCTAAGCGTCATCGCCCTGGCGGTCGGCGCATTCATTTTCAACACCACCGAATATATCCCGATTGCCCTATTGAGCGACATCGGCGCAACCTTCAATATGCCGCCGACCGAAGTCGGCATCATGATTACCGTGTATGCCTGGATTGTCGCGCTATTGTCACTGCCGCTGATGCTGGTAACGAAAAACGTCGAACGCCGAAAGCTGCTGCTTGTCCTCTTCGCGTTCTTTACCCTCAGCCACATCGTTTCCTATTTCGCCCAAAGTTTCGAAATCCTGCTCATCAGCCGCATCGGCATCGCCTTGACGCACGCCGTGTTTTGGTCGATTACCGCCTCGCTGGCAGTACGCGTTGCGCCGCAGGGTAAAGGCAATCAGGCTTTGGGGCTGCTCAGTACGGGGACGGTCATGGCGATGGTGGCGGGCATCCCGCTGGGGCGCGTTATCGGGCAACACTCAAGCTGGCAGTTCAGCTTTTTGCTTATCGGACTTTGCGCGGCAGCGGTCATGGGCATATTGGCGAAAAACCTGCCGCTGTTGCCCAGCGTGAACACAGGTTCGCTCAAAAGCCTGCCCGGATTGCTCAAGCGCAAAAACCTCATGCTGCTCTACGCGCTGACCGTCCTCCTGATTACCGCCCACTTTACGGCATACAGCTATATCGAACCCTTCGTCCTGCAAGCCGGCGGCTTCGCGCCCGAACAAGTGACCATCGTCTTGAGTCTGTACGGGCTGGCGGGATTTGCCGCGTCGTATTTGTTCGGCAAATGGTTTGCCAAACACCAGCGCGCATTCCTGCTGACCTCGGTATCCGTCATCATGGCTTCAACGCTCTGCCTGCTGCCCCTTGCCGCTTACCCGATAGCCGTTTACGCGCTGGTGTTTGTCTGGGGTATCGCCATCGTCGTCTTAAGCCTCGGCATGGTATCCAAAGTATTGGACTTTGCCTCGGATGCGACGGATGTAGCCAACTCGATTTACTCAGGCCTCTACAACGTCGGTATCGGCGGCGGCGCGCTTTTGGGACATTACGTTACCGTGTGGGCAGGTATTTCCAACATCGGATTTGTAGCCGCAATCTTGGCAGCGGCAGGATTGGGCGTGTGTCGGATGTTGGTTGAGATGCGGAAATAA
- a CDS encoding DUF3325 family protein, producing MLYFLMFSLCFGGFFCLMLSQTPHAKTMLGRPVQHPARLRLAGATLLAAALAAALASPHPAAASTSWFGCLSAGAALCAVAVYFRGKGARRK from the coding sequence ATGCTGTATTTCCTGATGTTTTCCCTCTGCTTCGGCGGCTTTTTCTGCCTCATGCTCTCGCAAACGCCCCACGCCAAAACCATGCTCGGACGACCCGTCCAACACCCCGCCCGCCTGCGCCTCGCCGGCGCAACCCTCCTTGCCGCCGCCCTTGCCGCCGCACTCGCTTCGCCCCATCCCGCCGCCGCCAGCACAAGCTGGTTCGGCTGCCTGAGCGCAGGCGCAGCCTTGTGCGCGGTTGCAGTTTATTTTCGGGGAAAGGGAGCCCGCAGGAAGTAA
- a CDS encoding PepSY-associated TM helix domain-containing protein: MTKEAGLRKVMAEIHTWTGLVCSWVLFVIFLAGSIAFFRAELDVWMQPELPFSDGLPDERVSLATALDYLRRHAPNAAEWSVSLPTERSPYLDLGWTESGAEEASYTTISPYPDAPQSKPRETAGAGYLVSIHSNLAAAEYGGYWLTAAAAVVALAAVISGVIVHKKILAEFFTFRAGKKLRSWLDAHNLLGVLPLPFHVMIVYSGLLLTSHTVMTYSQTAAELSDEEFEARSAYVSRSSENAGKRWEMADWYPTVQRLRPNGTDKEINLTITDPDREEVVLSADYFDKRSVGSNPDLSVAVRLRDGAQVYRKDAYGGFEQAYSSLYSLHTAGFADYPTLWLYFFSGMAGCGMIATGAVMWPMKRRNRKQPPLRGIAWAERINIAVFAGFPLACATFFCTNRLLPADWDGREIWEAQSLFTVWAAAAVAAFFPCPAHIKWRGLFYAAAALCALIPLLDIYVRRPLWLSIRSGDTLYWTVELCFLTFAAIFFLIARRIAKAQ, encoded by the coding sequence ATGACTAAGGAGGCGGGGCTTCGCAAGGTAATGGCGGAAATCCACACATGGACGGGACTGGTCTGTTCGTGGGTTTTGTTCGTAATATTCCTTGCGGGAAGCATTGCGTTTTTCCGTGCCGAACTGGATGTATGGATGCAGCCGGAGCTGCCGTTTTCAGACGGCCTGCCGGACGAACGGGTTTCGCTGGCGACCGCCCTGGACTATCTGCGCCGCCATGCGCCGAATGCGGCAGAATGGTCGGTTTCTCTGCCGACCGAACGTTCGCCGTACCTGGATTTGGGCTGGACGGAGAGCGGGGCCGAAGAGGCGTCCTATACCACCATCAGCCCTTATCCTGACGCGCCGCAGTCCAAACCGCGCGAAACGGCGGGGGCGGGTTATCTGGTTTCCATCCACAGCAACCTCGCGGCGGCGGAATACGGCGGTTACTGGCTGACGGCTGCGGCCGCGGTGGTCGCGCTGGCGGCGGTAATCAGCGGCGTGATTGTGCATAAAAAGATTTTGGCGGAGTTTTTCACTTTCCGCGCAGGCAAAAAGCTCAGAAGCTGGCTGGACGCGCACAACCTGCTGGGCGTACTGCCGCTGCCGTTTCATGTGATGATTGTTTACAGCGGCCTCTTGCTGACTTCGCATACGGTGATGACCTACAGCCAAACGGCAGCGGAATTGTCGGATGAAGAATTCGAGGCGCGCTCCGCCTATGTGTCGAGGTCGTCTGAAAACGCAGGGAAGCGGTGGGAGATGGCGGATTGGTATCCGACGGTGCAGAGGCTGCGCCCGAACGGGACGGACAAGGAAATCAACTTGACCATCACCGACCCCGACCGCGAAGAAGTGGTGTTGTCGGCGGATTATTTCGACAAAAGAAGCGTCGGCTCGAACCCTGATTTGTCGGTGGCGGTACGTTTGCGCGACGGGGCGCAGGTGTACCGCAAAGATGCCTACGGCGGCTTCGAACAGGCCTACTCTTCGCTCTACAGCCTGCATACGGCGGGCTTTGCCGACTATCCGACGCTCTGGCTTTATTTCTTCAGCGGTATGGCGGGTTGCGGTATGATTGCGACGGGCGCGGTAATGTGGCCGATGAAGCGGCGCAACCGCAAACAGCCGCCCCTGCGCGGGATTGCGTGGGCGGAACGCATCAACATCGCCGTGTTCGCCGGTTTCCCGCTCGCCTGCGCCACCTTTTTCTGCACCAACCGCCTGCTGCCCGCAGACTGGGACGGGCGCGAAATTTGGGAAGCGCAAAGCCTCTTTACCGTCTGGGCCGCTGCTGCGGTTGCCGCTTTCTTCCCCTGCCCCGCGCATATCAAATGGCGCGGCCTGTTTTACGCCGCCGCCGCACTGTGCGCCCTGATCCCGCTCTTGGATATTTATGTCAGACGGCCTCTCTGGCTGTCAATTCGGTCGGGGGACACGCTCTATTGGACGGTGGAACTGTGTTTCCTGACATTTGCGGCAATATTCTTCCTCATCGCCCGCCGCATCGCAAAGGCGCAATGA
- a CDS encoding TonB-dependent siderophore receptor, with translation MKFYHLSAPLLLILPVCTQAADAYVPADAEPAAVTLSTVTVRGKRQKSLNKGYTASGTYAATGMPLTLSEVPQSVSVVTDKQMKDQGKRSVYDALSWVNGISGNPASSRYAVTNMYARGEKVNDYQIDGMTTEIDGNQLLNSGAYERVEVVRGTSTLQGSVGDPSATVNLVRKRPTKERQAEISVGIGRWRRWNAEADVSGPLNPSGSLRGRAVVNAEGGRHWTEGARDRSGMVYGIAEYDFSPQTTAYAGINHQRAREKEFYGGDLPVYDSAGYPTRFGIRDNNKIKGSSYRERATELFTGLEHRFENNWKAKLEYRYNREKTFNPGMGDAPYNYLRHDDSSAGAKFYKMADNIVSHAFSFKLNGQYDLWGRKHEAVFGIGGYRTRNKRAWANSEGNYSIDDIYDFIRRRDYPAIASVNDWKWEGDTIATRQISGYAATRLHATDKLSLLLGANYARYHYQAIPVGGSPNTEAKEGRFAPYAGITYDLTDNLSAYASYSRLFKPHENGETDINRRPIDPITGRTVEAGLKGEWLEGRLNASLSVFQSKRRNVPVEAGKFDNDDTYYRAANTKAHGWEAEISGSPAEGWDISAGVQSHLTREENGNRPNSQYDPRHSFKLFTTYRLPKTRWTLGGGVRWQSKTFVDKYSDLSNIEFDDDEAKERARVFSRQKSFAVVDLNAQYQVSKNAELTLNFDNVFDKRYRMDTAYHDYGQPRSLSGTLRYKF, from the coding sequence ATGAAGTTTTACCATTTGAGCGCGCCGCTGTTACTTATCCTGCCTGTCTGCACGCAGGCGGCGGACGCATACGTTCCCGCCGATGCCGAACCGGCAGCAGTTACCCTTTCCACTGTTACCGTGCGCGGTAAGCGGCAGAAGTCGTTGAACAAGGGCTATACCGCTTCGGGCACTTACGCCGCGACGGGGATGCCGCTGACGCTGAGCGAGGTGCCGCAGAGCGTGAGCGTGGTAACCGACAAACAGATGAAGGACCAAGGCAAGCGCAGCGTTTACGACGCGCTCTCATGGGTCAACGGTATCAGCGGCAATCCGGCAAGTTCGCGCTATGCGGTAACCAACATGTATGCGCGCGGCGAGAAGGTCAACGATTACCAGATAGACGGCATGACCACCGAAATCGACGGCAACCAACTGCTGAACTCGGGCGCGTACGAGCGGGTGGAAGTCGTGCGCGGCACTTCCACCTTGCAGGGCAGCGTGGGCGACCCGAGTGCGACGGTGAACCTGGTACGCAAGCGTCCGACCAAAGAGCGGCAGGCTGAAATTTCCGTCGGCATCGGCAGATGGCGGCGTTGGAATGCCGAGGCCGATGTGTCCGGGCCGCTCAACCCAAGCGGCAGCCTGCGCGGTCGCGCCGTGGTCAACGCCGAGGGCGGGCGGCATTGGACCGAGGGGGCGCGCGACCGCAGCGGCATGGTTTACGGCATTGCCGAATACGACTTTTCGCCGCAAACCACCGCCTACGCCGGCATCAACCACCAGCGCGCGCGCGAAAAAGAATTTTACGGCGGGGACCTGCCCGTTTACGACAGCGCAGGCTACCCCACCCGCTTCGGTATCCGTGACAACAACAAAATCAAAGGCAGCAGCTATAGGGAACGCGCGACGGAACTCTTTACCGGACTGGAACACCGCTTTGAAAACAACTGGAAAGCCAAGCTGGAATACCGCTACAACCGTGAGAAAACCTTCAATCCCGGTATGGGTGACGCCCCATACAACTATCTCAGGCACGACGACAGCTCGGCCGGAGCCAAATTTTATAAAATGGCCGACAATATCGTCAGCCATGCCTTCAGCTTCAAGCTCAACGGGCAATACGATTTATGGGGGCGCAAACACGAAGCCGTATTCGGCATCGGAGGCTACCGCACGCGGAACAAACGCGCCTGGGCAAACTCTGAAGGCAACTATTCCATAGACGACATCTACGATTTCATACGCCGCCGCGACTATCCCGCCATCGCTTCCGTCAACGACTGGAAATGGGAGGGAGACACCATCGCGACACGCCAAATCAGCGGCTATGCCGCCACCCGCCTGCACGCCACCGACAAACTCTCGCTGCTTTTGGGCGCCAACTACGCCCGCTACCATTACCAAGCCATACCGGTTGGCGGCAGCCCGAATACGGAAGCCAAAGAAGGCCGCTTCGCCCCCTACGCCGGCATCACCTACGACCTCACTGACAACCTCTCCGCCTACGCCTCCTACAGCCGCCTGTTCAAGCCGCACGAAAACGGCGAAACAGACATCAACCGCCGCCCCATCGATCCGATTACCGGCCGCACCGTCGAGGCTGGACTGAAAGGCGAATGGCTCGAAGGCCGTCTGAACGCCTCGCTGTCGGTGTTCCAATCTAAACGACGCAACGTCCCCGTCGAAGCGGGCAAATTTGACAACGACGACACCTACTACCGCGCAGCGAATACCAAAGCCCACGGCTGGGAAGCCGAAATCAGCGGCTCGCCCGCCGAAGGCTGGGACATCAGCGCGGGCGTGCAGTCGCACCTGACCCGCGAAGAAAACGGCAACCGGCCCAACAGCCAATACGACCCGCGCCACAGCTTCAAACTCTTCACCACCTACCGCCTGCCCAAAACCCGCTGGACCCTTGGCGGCGGCGTGCGCTGGCAAAGCAAGACCTTTGTGGACAAATACAGTGACCTCAGCAATATCGAGTTTGACGACGATGAAGCCAAAGAACGCGCCCGCGTCTTCTCCCGCCAAAAATCCTTCGCCGTGGTCGACCTGAACGCGCAGTACCAAGTTTCGAAAAACGCCGAACTGACGCTGAATTTCGACAACGTATTCGACAAACGCTACCGCATGGATACGGCGTACCACGACTACGGCCAGCCGAGGAGTCTGTCGGGGACGCTCAGGTATAAGTTTTGA